The genomic interval CGAGGCCGGCAGGGCCATCGGCGCCGATCTGGTTTTGTCCGGGCTCCTGCCTGAAGACAAAATCAAGGAACTCGAAAACCTGCAGTTGCTGACCAGGGGGCACACCGCTTTCGTCGGTGACGGCATCAATGATGCACCGGTTCTCCGCCGGGCGGACGTGGGAATTGCCATAGGAGGACTGGGCTCTGACGCAGCTGTGGAAGCCGCCGACCTCGTCATCATGACCGATGAGCCGGGACGGATTCCCGACGCCGTCTCCATCGCCCGCAAAACCAAAGGGAGGGTTTACGAGAACGTCGCCGCCATCCTTCTGGTTAAAGCAGTACTCCTGGCTTTGGGAGCTTTGGGCATCACGCCCTTGTGGGGAGCTGTCTTCGCCGACACCGGGATCATGCTTCTGACGGTGGTCAACTCGCTGCGCGCCTACTACAGCCGGGCCTCCTAACCGCTCTTCTGCTCGGAATAATTCCGCCGTTCCCGAAGCTCTGCGATCAGGTCCTCAAGGGGAATTCCCGACGCGGCAAGGAGAACAATCAGGTGGTAGACCAGATCAGCGCTTTCGTAAACAATGTCGCTTTTCCGGCCATTTTTAGCCGCAATTGCGACCTCGATGGCCTGGACGCCCAACTTGTTTAAAATTTTGTCCAGCCCCTTATCGAGCAGGTAGTTGGTGTAGGATCCCGACACAGGATTCTCGGCCCGCTCGATTACGACCTTGTAGAGCTCCTCCAGAATTGCCTCATGCCTCTCAGCCGCCATGCCTCTCCCCTCCTTTTTGTTATGTAAGGATAACACAAACACCGGGAATCCTGTCAGCAGGTTATTATGCATGAATACAAAGAAATACTGCATGTTATTGCATAAATTTGCTTGACAAGGCCTGATACGGGTGATATCATTCTTCTTACCAACAATAATTATAAATATCGTTTCTGCTTCTTGCATAGGACAACGACCGGCCCCCCTCCCGGTCGTTCGTCTGTTGTTTGATCAAGTCTTTTCCCGGAGAATGAAGTCAGTCGACACGAATTCGCGGAACGCGCTCATTGATGCCGCAGAAAAGTTCATAATCGATGGTGCCGTAAAGATCGGCGATGTCACTTGCGTCCTTGCGAATCCAGCCGTCATCGCCAAACCAGGTCACCTCATCACCTGCCCTGACCTGATCAAGCCCGGTGACATCGACCATGCAGCGGTCCATGCAAACCCTCCCCCGGATGGGGACCTCACGGCCCCGATGGTAGAAGGATCCCCGGTTGGAAAGCAGACGGGGCAGGCCGTCACCGTAGCCCATGTTGACAACGGCCAGGACCGAGTCAACCGGAGCGATCCATGTTCCCCCGTAACTGACGGGCGTGCCGGCATCAACCCGCCTGATCTGTTCGATCACACTTTTAACGGTCATGACGGGTCGGAGCCCCTGCCATGCATCTTTGGACGGCCCTGCCCTGCCGCCATAGAGGACAATGCCGGGGCGGACCAGGTCGAAATGAAAGTCAGGACCGAGCGCGATGGCCGAGCTGGCTGCCAGATGCCTGGTCACCCGGGGAAAACCGCGTTTTTCAGCCAGATCCACGGTTCTTGCAAAGCGGATCCGCTGAAGATCAGCGTAGTCCCGGTCGCAATCGGCCGTCGCCAGGTGGGAATAAACGCCGGTCACCCTGAGTGAAGGCTGTTTCGCGGCCGCCAGCATGACTTCAACCGTGTTGTCCCTCTGTCCCTCATCTGTCGGCAGGCCGAGGCGGGTCATGCCCGTGTCCAGTTTGATATTGACCATCAGCGGCAGCCCCCCCGTTTTTTCGGACTGGCGGGCAAAGGCAGCCACTTCCTCCTCTGTCACAATGGTCTGGGTTAAACGGTAACGTTTCAGATAGGGAATGTGTTCACTTTTGGTTGCGCCAAAGATTAAGATGGACGACCGGCTTCCCGACTGGCGCAGGGCGATGGCTTCATCCAGGGTGGCTACGAAAAGATGGCAGATACCTGCATCTTCCAAAAGAGGTACGACAATATCGGCACAGTGACCGTAAGCATTACCCTTGACAACCGGAGCAAGATCCACTCTGGAGCCTGAGAGATGCCGGCGGACGACCTCCAGGTTATTGACAAGCGCCTTGCCGGATATCTCCGCCCAGGTTTTTTTCGTATACCAGGGGTCTTTGTCCTGCGTACACTTCATGGCATTTCACAGCTTCCGTCAGATCAGTCTCTTGGTGACATAAGGTGAGGTCATGGCGCGAAGCAGTGCCGCGTAGTCGGGAGAAAACTCCAGCACATCACCGACCTTGAAGTCACGCAGAGCCAGGGAAAGGTCCAGAATCATGTGATCACTTGACGAACCGAGCAGGCCAATATTGGCTTCTTTGGAGGCGAGGGTGTCACATCGTGTATCCTGTTCGCCGATGGCCAGAATGGCGCGCCGCAGGTTGCCCCGGTCTTCAAAGACGGGGATCTCGTTGAAGGCGTTTGGCCCGATTTTGCCGGTCGGCACGGAGGGTTTCCGCCTGAGCTCGACGATTTCTGCGCGTAGGGTAAAAACATCTTCGAACATATCGCCGATCGGGCGCCTGTAGGAGGTCTCTACACCCGTCAGGAATCCTTCCCCGATGCGAAGATGTGTGATGCCTTCAGGCATCCGGTCTTCCTTCAGCAAATAAAGCGAGCCGGAATTTCCTCCTGACACGATAGGGAGAGGGATGGCAAATCGCTCGCGGATGGCCTCCGCCATGGCAACCAGCTCTTCCAATTGCCCCTCTTCAGGGATAACGCCGCCATAACAGTTGAAGTTGGCGCCGATTCCCGCCAGCCAGACACCGCGCAGGTTAAGGACGCGGGATGCGACTTCAAGCACTTCCTCCGGCATGAAGCCTTCCCGAAGATCGCCCAGTTCAACCATGAGGATGACGCCGTGCTGGCAGTCAAGTGCCAGAGCTGCGTCCGACAGCGACTCGATGACGCTGAGGTCCGAGTTAAGGCTCAAATCGGCATAGCGCACGGTGTCCATGGCCTGGGAGATCATGGGAATCCTGACCAGCATGCGGGAAAGCCCCAGATCCTGGATGCCCGCCAGATTCTCGATGCGGGAGTCCCCAAAGTACTCAGCCCCGGCCTCCGCCATGGCCTCGACGACGGGCCGCCAGGCACAAAGACACTTGGTAATGAAGTGAATCTGAATATCCCGGGCTGCGGCCATCCTGAGCAGGGTGCCTATGTTGTGTTTCAATTTGGAACGATCGATCAGCAGTTCAGGTAATGCCATCTTAACCTCCTGTCATCATTTCGTGAGTGAATCCATTAAGAGCTGGACAGCAGCGTCAGGGTAGGTTCGGGCAATGACGCCGCAAGACGCCATCAGATAGTCTTTGTCTATCATAACACGCACCTGGGTGGGCGGGTAAAGCCGTTCGCTGCCCGCCACTTTCAGCAATTCCTTGACCATGGGGACTACACCGGAAAGCCGGGTAAGCGCGCCGCCTGTAGCGATCAGTGTCTGAACAGCCGTCAGGTCACGCCCGCGAACGACTGTCCGCCTGCCCCGGGCGGTAAAAAGCTCGATCATGCGGCCGGCGTGCCGGTCGAGTGCCTCACGGCAGCAGGTCCGGACCAGGGGAAAGATCAGGGCTTCTTCTTCCGGCCCTTGCGGTATTTCAGGGACAGCCCGCAAGCGCTCCCTGTAGCTGTCGGGCAGGGATTCGCGTTCATCCGGCGTCATGGCCTGGATGACATGATCCCGGTTGACGAAAACACCCAGATCACCTTCAACCGTCCGTTTGGCAAACGGTTCCGGGTTGACCCGAAAGTCAAGCAGGGCCTCATTCCCCTCCGTCACTGAATGAACGTCAGTGGTGGCACCACCTACATCGAGCGCGACCAGATCACCCAGCACAGGGTAGATCTTCTCAGCCATGGCCATGACGGCGCCCGGCGTCGGCATGATGGGGCCGGTCACCGCCTGGTGAATCCGGGACATTCCGGGAGCCTCGATAATATGCTCCTCAAATATCTCCTGAATGACATAACGGGCCGGCTCGATGTTGAGATTGTCAAGTGAGGGATAGACATTCTCCGTCACATAAAGCTTGAGCCCGCGGCTTTTTGCCATGGAGCGGATCTCTTCATCATTGTCGCTGTTGCCCGCATATAAAAAAGGAGTCGCCGGCATGGCCTCCGAAAGTTTCTCGAAATTAAAAAGGGCAGTCTCGCGTTCCCCGCCATCCGTTCCGCCCGCCACCATGATGATGCGGGGCTCGGCGGCCCGGACCCGTTCAATGTCGTAAAGGCGGAGCTTGCCGGATGAAACCATGCGGAGAACGGCGCCCGAACCAAGCGCCGCCTCCCGGGCGGCACGAACCGTCATTTCGGGCACCAGGCCGTGTACGGTCATGGAAAGTCCGCCTGCGGCGGAACTGGTCGCAAAGACCTCACGGGCCTCAAGGTTTTCCTGGTTCAGGAGAC from Fastidiosipila sp. carries:
- the hisE gene encoding phosphoribosyl-ATP diphosphatase, whose product is MAAERHEAILEELYKVVIERAENPVSGSYTNYLLDKGLDKILNKLGVQAIEVAIAAKNGRKSDIVYESADLVYHLIVLLAASGIPLEDLIAELRERRNYSEQKSG
- the alr gene encoding alanine racemase encodes the protein MKCTQDKDPWYTKKTWAEISGKALVNNLEVVRRHLSGSRVDLAPVVKGNAYGHCADIVVPLLEDAGICHLFVATLDEAIALRQSGSRSSILIFGATKSEHIPYLKRYRLTQTIVTEEEVAAFARQSEKTGGLPLMVNIKLDTGMTRLGLPTDEGQRDNTVEVMLAAAKQPSLRVTGVYSHLATADCDRDYADLQRIRFARTVDLAEKRGFPRVTRHLAASSAIALGPDFHFDLVRPGIVLYGGRAGPSKDAWQGLRPVMTVKSVIEQIRRVDAGTPVSYGGTWIAPVDSVLAVVNMGYGDGLPRLLSNRGSFYHRGREVPIRGRVCMDRCMVDVTGLDQVRAGDEVTWFGDDGWIRKDASDIADLYGTIDYELFCGINERVPRIRVD
- a CDS encoding alanine/ornithine racemase family PLP-dependent enzyme, coding for MALPELLIDRSKLKHNIGTLLRMAAARDIQIHFITKCLCAWRPVVEAMAEAGAEYFGDSRIENLAGIQDLGLSRMLVRIPMISQAMDTVRYADLSLNSDLSVIESLSDAALALDCQHGVILMVELGDLREGFMPEEVLEVASRVLNLRGVWLAGIGANFNCYGGVIPEEGQLEELVAMAEAIRERFAIPLPIVSGGNSGSLYLLKEDRMPEGITHLRIGEGFLTGVETSYRRPIGDMFEDVFTLRAEIVELRRKPSVPTGKIGPNAFNEIPVFEDRGNLRRAILAIGEQDTRCDTLASKEANIGLLGSSSDHMILDLSLALRDFKVGDVLEFSPDYAALLRAMTSPYVTKRLI
- a CDS encoding DNA mismatch repair protein MutL, yielding MKVDLLVAEIGSTTTIVNAFTGIKEGRPRFLGQAAAATSIPQGDVTRGLEEARLRLARLLNQENLEAREVFATSSAAGGLSMTVHGLVPEMTVRAAREAALGSGAVLRMVSSGKLRLYDIERVRAAEPRIIMVAGGTDGGERETALFNFEKLSEAMPATPFLYAGNSDNDEEIRSMAKSRGLKLYVTENVYPSLDNLNIEPARYVIQEIFEEHIIEAPGMSRIHQAVTGPIMPTPGAVMAMAEKIYPVLGDLVALDVGGATTDVHSVTEGNEALLDFRVNPEPFAKRTVEGDLGVFVNRDHVIQAMTPDERESLPDSYRERLRAVPEIPQGPEEEALIFPLVRTCCREALDRHAGRMIELFTARGRRTVVRGRDLTAVQTLIATGGALTRLSGVVPMVKELLKVAGSERLYPPTQVRVMIDKDYLMASCGVIARTYPDAAVQLLMDSLTK